In Pseudonocardia sp. C8, one genomic interval encodes:
- a CDS encoding zinc-binding dehydrogenase: protein MQAIVVDRFGGPEVLVLRDVADPVPGDGEVLVEVAAAGVSRVDTAVRRGQGPPHLAAAPPYVPGGAVTGTVAGIGTGVDPALRGRRVAARAAGGGYAERVVVPASELVTVPDGVGSGAAAALLDDGATALGLLERTPVRRGEHVLVLPAGCGPGSLLVQLVASAGGRVIGAVRGADRHDRVRALGAEHVVDHARPGWVAEVHALVPHGPAVVFDGVGGTAGRAAAWLVADGGRYSSFGTAGGPAPELGPCEERSRRLTTVGPAQLADLGAEVPRRAREVLALAAAGQLRPLVGAEYPLADAARAHADLERGRTAGTVVLRP from the coding sequence ATGCAGGCGATCGTGGTGGACCGGTTCGGCGGGCCCGAGGTGCTCGTGCTCCGGGACGTGGCCGACCCGGTCCCGGGGGACGGCGAGGTGCTCGTCGAGGTGGCCGCCGCCGGCGTGTCGCGGGTCGACACCGCCGTCCGGCGCGGTCAGGGGCCGCCGCACCTCGCCGCCGCCCCGCCGTACGTGCCGGGCGGCGCCGTCACCGGGACGGTCGCCGGGATCGGCACCGGGGTGGACCCGGCGCTGCGCGGCCGCCGGGTCGCGGCCCGGGCCGCAGGCGGCGGGTACGCCGAGCGGGTCGTGGTGCCGGCGTCCGAGCTGGTCACCGTCCCGGACGGGGTCGGTTCCGGTGCCGCGGCGGCGCTGCTCGACGACGGGGCCACCGCGCTCGGACTGCTGGAACGCACCCCCGTGCGGCGCGGCGAGCACGTGCTGGTGCTGCCGGCCGGGTGCGGGCCGGGGAGCCTGCTCGTGCAGCTGGTGGCATCGGCGGGTGGACGGGTGATCGGCGCCGTCCGCGGCGCGGACCGCCACGACCGGGTCCGCGCGCTGGGCGCGGAGCACGTCGTCGACCACGCCCGGCCCGGCTGGGTGGCCGAGGTGCACGCGCTGGTGCCGCACGGCCCCGCGGTGGTGTTCGACGGCGTCGGCGGGACGGCCGGGCGGGCGGCGGCCTGGTTGGTCGCCGACGGCGGCCGGTACAGCTCGTTCGGCACCGCGGGCGGCCCGGCACCGGAGCTGGGGCCGTGCGAGGAGCGGTCCCGGCGGCTCACGACGGTCGGGCCGGCTCAGCTCGCCGACCTGGGCGCCGAGGTGCCCCGGCGGGCCCGCGAGGTGCTCGCGCTGGCGGCCGCCGGGCAGTTGCGCCCCCTGGTCGGTGCCGAGTACCCGCTGGCCGACGCCGCCCGCGCACACGCCGACCTGGAGCGGGGCCGCACGGCCGGCACGGTCGTGCTGCGGCCGTGA